In Thermodesulfobacteriota bacterium, a single genomic region encodes these proteins:
- a CDS encoding phosphoribosylaminoimidazolesuccinocarboxamide synthase, whose protein sequence is MKYTGAILTTEFKEIAPAKRGKVRDIYDFGDKLLIVATDRISAFDVVLPNGIPDKGKILTQISKYWFDKTTNIIQNHLLSTSVEDFPKVIHKHRKSVEGRSMLVKKAKPLPVECVVRGYLSGSGWKDYLQNGSVCGIVLDSGLVESSKLGRPIFTPATKAEGGQHDENITFERMAGMIGKDLADYLKEISITLYEFGNKLAEEKGIIIADTKFEFGIEEISGDVILIDEILTPDSSRFWPKDEYSPGRPQKSFDKQFVRDYLNSIGWNKKPPAPVLPPEIVEKTREKYLEALQKIIS, encoded by the coding sequence ATGAAATATACCGGAGCAATACTTACAACAGAGTTTAAGGAAATTGCCCCAGCCAAAAGGGGTAAAGTAAGGGATATATACGACTTTGGAGACAAACTCCTTATTGTTGCTACCGATCGAATCTCCGCATTTGACGTTGTGCTGCCCAACGGAATACCCGACAAGGGTAAGATCCTAACTCAAATCTCCAAATACTGGTTTGATAAAACAACTAACATCATCCAAAATCACCTTTTATCCACAAGTGTCGAGGATTTCCCGAAAGTCATTCATAAACATAGAAAGTCCGTTGAGGGAAGGAGCATGTTGGTTAAAAAAGCTAAACCACTTCCAGTAGAGTGTGTTGTGCGCGGTTATCTATCCGGTTCGGGATGGAAGGATTATCTACAAAATGGCTCAGTCTGTGGGATTGTTTTAGACTCGGGCCTCGTCGAATCTTCAAAACTGGGCAGGCCTATTTTTACGCCGGCTACCAAGGCGGAGGGAGGACAGCATGATGAAAACATCACATTCGAGAGGATGGCAGGAATGATCGGAAAAGATTTAGCCGATTATTTGAAGGAGATCAGCATAACTCTTTACGAGTTTGGCAACAAACTGGCAGAAGAAAAAGGGATAATTATCGCGGATACAAAGTTTGAATTTGGCATAGAGGAGATAAGCGGAGATGTCATTCTAATAGATGAAATACTGACTCCGGACTCTTCCAGATTTTGGCCAAAAGACGAATACTCTCCCGGGAGGCCTCAGAAGAGCTTCGATAAACAGTTTGTGCGGGACTATCTAAACTCCATAGGATGGAATAAAAAACCCCCTGCCCCTGTTCTTCCGCCGGAGATCGTTGAAAAAACAAGAGAAAAATATCTAGAAGCTTTACAAAAGATTATTAGCTAA
- the argH gene encoding argininosuccinate lyase, whose amino-acid sequence MIKKPWQGRFNKSTHELAEKFSASIDVDKILFREDIEGSIAHAKMLGKTGIIQKIESDRIVKGLKEIQREIETGTFPFRGEYEDIHLNIEKRLIDKIGEVGGKLHTARSRNDQIALDMRLYLRGEIDEILNLIKRLSTTLLNLASKHPDVIMPLYTHLQRAQPVLLSHHLLAYFEMLRRERSRLIDCRKRVNVMPLGVGAGAGTSFPIDRHYVAKLLGFPEITRNSIDSVSDRDFIIEFISTSSSLMMHMSRISEELVLWSTKEFDFIDLGDEFTTGSSIMPQKKNPDIAELIRGKTGRVYGYLIAVLTLMKGLPLSYNRDMQEDKEPMFNTVNTVKSCLEIMIEMMRNIKFKPDNMNKAVTGGHTLATDLADYLARKGVPFRQAHEITGEIVRYAEEKGKEIFELSISELKRFSNKIEEELLQLLNLEGSVASRKSLGGTSKQNVLNMIKENKKEISKW is encoded by the coding sequence TTGATTAAGAAACCATGGCAGGGCCGATTTAACAAGAGCACACATGAGTTAGCTGAGAAATTCTCCGCTTCCATTGACGTAGATAAGATACTTTTTAGAGAGGATATTGAGGGTAGCATAGCGCATGCTAAGATGCTTGGTAAGACAGGCATTATTCAAAAAATAGAATCTGACAGGATAGTAAAGGGATTAAAGGAAATTCAAAGGGAAATAGAAACAGGCACATTTCCGTTCAGGGGGGAATACGAAGACATACACCTCAACATCGAGAAACGCCTTATTGATAAAATAGGCGAAGTTGGCGGTAAACTTCACACGGCAAGAAGCAGGAATGACCAGATCGCTCTAGACATGCGCCTTTATTTAAGGGGTGAAATAGATGAAATCCTCAATCTGATCAAAAGACTTTCTACAACTTTACTGAACCTGGCTTCAAAACATCCGGACGTAATCATGCCACTTTACACACATCTTCAAAGGGCGCAACCCGTATTACTCTCACATCACTTGCTCGCCTACTTTGAGATGCTAAGACGGGAAAGGAGTCGTCTCATTGACTGCCGCAAAAGGGTAAATGTGATGCCTCTCGGTGTGGGTGCGGGCGCTGGAACATCCTTTCCAATTGACAGACACTATGTGGCTAAGCTCCTTGGATTTCCAGAAATAACTAGAAACAGCATCGACAGTGTCAGTGATAGAGACTTCATAATTGAATTCATTTCAACCTCGTCTTCGCTTATGATGCACATGAGTAGAATCTCGGAGGAACTTGTTCTATGGTCTACCAAGGAATTCGACTTCATCGACCTCGGGGACGAATTTACTACCGGCTCGAGCATTATGCCTCAGAAAAAAAATCCCGATATTGCAGAGCTGATCAGGGGAAAGACCGGTAGGGTATATGGATACCTTATTGCAGTCCTCACGTTGATGAAGGGCCTTCCACTCTCTTACAATAGAGACATGCAGGAAGATAAAGAACCGATGTTTAACACAGTCAACACAGTTAAATCTTGCCTTGAAATCATGATAGAGATGATGAGAAATATTAAATTCAAGCCTGACAATATGAATAAAGCAGTCACGGGAGGGCACACTCTTGCAACAGATCTGGCAGACTACCTAGCCAGAAAGGGGGTACCGTTTAGGCAAGCCCATGAGATAACTGGAGAAATAGTCAGGTATGCCGAAGAGAAGGGCAAGGAGATTTTTGAACTCTCTATCTCCGAGCTGAAAAGATTCTCAAACAAAATCGAAGAAGAACTACTCCAACTCCTTAATCTAGAGGGCTCGGTAGCAAGCAGAAAATCACTGGGCGGAACATCCAAACAAAATGTCTTAAATATGATCAAGGAAAATAAAAAAGAGATTTCTAAGTGGTAA
- a CDS encoding dicarboxylate/amino acid:cation symporter — protein sequence MKRLLRHYNHIIGILIGAFLGVFVGSLFPELGVNSGFLGAIFLNALKMIVLPLIIVSITLSIMKAGNIGSLGIKTLIYYLTTTAIAVFIGILIVTIIQPGLGSGVFKGAIPEIIRGKEGITFVDLLKDLISPNLFESAAKFQILPLIIASILFGVAFATLGKENKLIIEIFSLIDRAVMKIVHWLLIFTPIGVFGLIANRLGLAGGGSEVMNLALQLGKYVGCVLLGLFIHGFVVLPLILYVLSRRNPIDYLSSLSKALLTAFATASSSATLPLTMAGAIDEAKVSPKVCRFVLPLGATINMDGTALYEAVAAIFIAQSYGIHLGLDKLIVVFITASLASIGAAGIPEAGLVTMVLVLQAVGLPLEGIGLILSIDWLLDRFRTTINVWGDCVGAAVLDRFETKEIADEKVSLELT from the coding sequence ATGAAAAGACTTCTTAGACATTACAATCACATAATTGGCATACTGATTGGTGCATTTCTCGGAGTATTTGTAGGTTCACTCTTCCCTGAATTAGGTGTAAACTCGGGATTTCTCGGCGCAATCTTTCTAAACGCATTAAAAATGATCGTTCTTCCTTTAATAATTGTTTCAATAACGCTGAGTATAATGAAAGCTGGAAACATTGGCTCACTGGGTATAAAAACGCTAATTTACTATCTCACTACAACAGCTATAGCCGTCTTCATAGGAATTCTCATTGTCACCATTATACAGCCCGGTCTAGGAAGCGGCGTCTTTAAAGGTGCAATCCCGGAGATAATTAGAGGAAAAGAAGGGATCACGTTTGTCGACCTACTTAAGGATTTGATATCTCCAAACCTTTTTGAGTCCGCAGCGAAATTTCAAATACTTCCACTGATTATAGCCTCTATCCTGTTCGGCGTAGCCTTTGCGACACTCGGAAAAGAAAACAAATTGATTATAGAAATTTTTAGCTTAATCGATAGAGCTGTAATGAAGATAGTTCACTGGCTACTAATTTTCACCCCGATAGGTGTATTTGGACTCATAGCGAACAGGTTAGGATTGGCAGGGGGTGGGAGCGAGGTCATGAATCTCGCTCTGCAGCTCGGCAAATATGTAGGGTGCGTTCTTCTCGGATTATTTATCCATGGTTTTGTTGTTCTCCCATTGATTCTTTATGTTCTGTCAAGAAGGAATCCAATAGATTATTTATCAAGCCTGAGTAAAGCCCTTTTAACTGCATTTGCGACTGCCTCTTCTTCAGCGACACTACCACTCACAATGGCAGGAGCAATAGACGAAGCCAAGGTGTCACCAAAGGTTTGTCGATTCGTATTACCACTTGGGGCGACTATAAATATGGATGGTACCGCTCTATACGAGGCTGTTGCCGCAATATTCATAGCCCAGAGCTACGGCATCCATCTCGGCCTGGATAAGCTGATCGTGGTTTTTATTACTGCTTCGCTCGCTTCTATTGGAGCAGCTGGCATACCCGAGGCTGGTCTCGTCACTATGGTGCTGGTCCTTCAGGCCGTGGGATTACCGCTTGAGGGTATAGGACTGATATTATCCATAGATTGGCTACTGGATCGTTTCAGGACCACGATCAATGTATGGGGAGACTGCGTGGGAGCCGCAGTATTAGACCGATTCGAGACAAAAGAAATTGCAGATGAAAAGGTTTCGCTAGAGCTCACGTGA